In Bacillus sp. SB49, a single window of DNA contains:
- a CDS encoding M14 family metallopeptidase, with amino-acid sequence MDVKVRSGDTLWYYANLFNIPLTLLIDSNPGIEPGELSIGQTIFIPGYETSTYTIQKGDTLWKLASERRISLDALALLNPGIDPSRLVIGQKLTIPVLVTYRILDGNQPYDSTILRKDIDKLLALYPYIRKNVIGQSVMGKDLVELQIGRGPKVVHWNGSFHANEWITTAVIMQFLNDYVLALTNKETIRGLDMLPYYDQITISIVPMVDPDGVDLVLNGAPEGEFGREALRINQGSNDFTDWKANIRGVDLNNQFPAKWEVDAARKPTAPAPRDFPGYEPLTEPETIAMAELAKDRNFEKMLALHTQGEVIFWGYEGLEPAESIAIAEEFGRVSGYEPIRYVDSFSGYKDWFIQEFRRPGFTLELGEGVNPLPLDQFDEIYQETMGIFLASLYM; translated from the coding sequence GTGGACGTAAAAGTGAGAAGTGGAGATACGTTATGGTATTATGCCAATTTGTTCAATATCCCGCTGACTTTACTAATAGACTCCAATCCCGGGATCGAACCGGGTGAACTCTCCATAGGTCAAACCATCTTTATTCCGGGTTACGAAACAAGCACCTATACCATCCAAAAAGGAGATACATTATGGAAGTTGGCTAGCGAGCGGAGAATCTCCCTGGACGCGCTTGCTCTATTAAATCCGGGGATAGACCCCTCACGTCTCGTCATCGGCCAAAAACTAACTATTCCTGTCCTTGTGACTTACCGGATCCTCGACGGGAACCAACCGTATGACTCGACTATTCTTCGCAAGGATATCGATAAGCTCCTCGCTTTGTATCCATATATCCGGAAGAATGTCATCGGTCAAAGCGTCATGGGCAAAGACCTGGTGGAGCTTCAAATCGGACGCGGTCCGAAAGTGGTTCACTGGAACGGCTCCTTCCATGCGAATGAGTGGATCACAACTGCTGTCATCATGCAGTTTCTCAACGATTATGTCCTCGCTTTAACAAATAAAGAAACGATACGAGGGCTTGATATGCTCCCCTACTATGATCAAATCACCATATCGATCGTCCCGATGGTCGATCCTGATGGTGTCGATCTCGTCTTAAACGGCGCGCCCGAAGGAGAATTCGGCAGAGAAGCATTGCGCATTAATCAAGGAAGTAATGATTTCACCGACTGGAAGGCGAACATCCGCGGGGTGGACCTTAACAATCAATTTCCTGCTAAGTGGGAAGTGGACGCCGCGAGAAAACCGACGGCACCAGCTCCGCGTGATTTTCCCGGATATGAACCACTGACAGAGCCGGAAACGATCGCCATGGCCGAGTTGGCAAAGGATCGGAACTTCGAAAAGATGCTTGCCCTCCATACGCAGGGTGAGGTCATCTTCTGGGGATACGAGGGATTAGAGCCTGCGGAATCCATTGCCATTGCAGAAGAATTCGGGAGAGTCAGCGGCTACGAGCCCATCCGCTATGTAGACAGCTTTTCCGGCTATAAAGATTGGTTCATTCAGGAATTCCGCCGTCCCGGATTCACCCTTGAGCTGGGAGAAGGAGTAAACCCGCTTCCACTTGACCAGTTTGATGAGATCTATCAAGAAACAATGGGGATCTTCCTTGCCAGCCTATACATGTAA